In a single window of the Necator americanus strain Aroian chromosome X, whole genome shotgun sequence genome:
- a CDS encoding hypothetical protein (NECATOR_CHRX.G25835.T2), whose translation MDTDDIDNMLIRQLSCLGTSDKEVLVKQFQSILGDVSLSPELCAFFLDMSNWNLQDAVGAYYDHGHTNNVGEIGLDLPLLNMQLVKDVTIGEGESVPPKTRFVKSWRVKNTGGVHWPQGTALCFVDGTPLSCDRRVPVACLGPGGEAELTVEMISPPTPGIYQSRWQLNTPQSVPFGEAIWCIIAVDSDGILDITQQLASAPLGRANSPTGYNPFSTSSPIQTMADDFMGMDVNERLAMRLAHYDCSSPVAIPRGDGTDGPPYKRGRGPAKCFSFPYNIFV comes from the exons ATGGATACCGACGACATTGACAATATGCTCATTCGGCAGCTGTCCTGCTTGGGGACTAGCGACAAGGAG GTGCTAGTGAAACAGTTTCAAAGCATTCTCGGAGATGTTTCGCTCTCCCCGGAATTATGTGCTTTCTTCCTAGATATGTCAAATTG gaatctGCAGGATGCTGTAGGCGCATACTATGATCACGGACATACGAATAATGTCGGTGAAATTGGCCTCGATTTACCTCTCCTCAATATGCAGTTAGTTAAGGACGTCACTATTGGCGAA GGTGAATCTGTTCCTCCGAAAACACGATTTGTGAAGTCCTGGCGAGTGAAAAATACTGGAGGAGTTCACTGGCCCCAGGGAACTGCTTTGTGCTTTGTGGATG GAACTCCACTTTCGTGTGATCGGCGTGTACCAGTGGCATGTCTTGGTCCAGGAGGTGAAGCAGAACTAACTGTAGAAATGATCAGTCCACCGACTCCAGGGATTTATCAAAGTCGTTGGCAGCTGAATACGCCTCAGAGTGTTCCATTCGGAG AGGCGATTTGGTGTATCATTGCTGTTGATAGCGACGGGATTTTGGATATTACCCAGCAGTTAGCGAGTGCTCCTCTCGGCCGAGCCAACTCACCTACCGGATACAATCCTTTCTCGACTTCATCTCCAATTCAAACT aTGGCTGACGATTTTATGGGGATGGATGTCAACGAAAGG CTAGCCATGCGTCTTGCACACTATGACTGTTCGAGTCCGGTTGCGATTCCACGTGGTGATGGAACTGATGGCCCTCCTT ATAAACGTG gtCGAGGTCCTGCCAAATGCTTCTCTTTTCCTTAcaacatttttgtttaa
- a CDS encoding hypothetical protein (NECATOR_CHRX.G25835.T1): MLTLRSGQSSDSDDDILMDTDDIDNMLIRQLSCLGTSDKEVLVKQFQSILGDVSLSPELCAFFLDMSNWNLQDAVGAYYDHGHTNNVGEIGLDLPLLNMQLVKDVTIGEGESVPPKTRFVKSWRVKNTGGVHWPQGTALCFVDGTPLSCDRRVPVACLGPGGEAELTVEMISPPTPGIYQSRWQLNTPQSVPFGEAIWCIIAVDSDGILDITQQLASAPLGRANSPTGYNPFSTSSPIQTMADDFMGMDVNERLAMRLAHYDCSSPVAIPRGDGTDGPPCTPCTPPHEERE; this comes from the exons ATGTTAACTCTTCGCTCTGGACAGTCTTCTGACAGTGACGACGATATT TTAATGGATACCGACGACATTGACAATATGCTCATTCGGCAGCTGTCCTGCTTGGGGACTAGCGACAAGGAG GTGCTAGTGAAACAGTTTCAAAGCATTCTCGGAGATGTTTCGCTCTCCCCGGAATTATGTGCTTTCTTCCTAGATATGTCAAATTG gaatctGCAGGATGCTGTAGGCGCATACTATGATCACGGACATACGAATAATGTCGGTGAAATTGGCCTCGATTTACCTCTCCTCAATATGCAGTTAGTTAAGGACGTCACTATTGGCGAA GGTGAATCTGTTCCTCCGAAAACACGATTTGTGAAGTCCTGGCGAGTGAAAAATACTGGAGGAGTTCACTGGCCCCAGGGAACTGCTTTGTGCTTTGTGGATG GAACTCCACTTTCGTGTGATCGGCGTGTACCAGTGGCATGTCTTGGTCCAGGAGGTGAAGCAGAACTAACTGTAGAAATGATCAGTCCACCGACTCCAGGGATTTATCAAAGTCGTTGGCAGCTGAATACGCCTCAGAGTGTTCCATTCGGAG AGGCGATTTGGTGTATCATTGCTGTTGATAGCGACGGGATTTTGGATATTACCCAGCAGTTAGCGAGTGCTCCTCTCGGCCGAGCCAACTCACCTACCGGATACAATCCTTTCTCGACTTCATCTCCAATTCAAACT aTGGCTGACGATTTTATGGGGATGGATGTCAACGAAAGG CTAGCCATGCGTCTTGCACACTATGACTGTTCGAGTCCGGTTGCGATTCCACGTGGTGATGGAACTGATGGCCCTCCTTGTACTCCCTGCACACCTCCTCATGAGGAACGAGAGTGA
- a CDS encoding hypothetical protein (NECATOR_CHRX.G25836.T2), with amino-acid sequence MSKAAKKKSSKKARSGSEVAQFDQKTINEFKEAFGIMDQNKDGIIDKGDLKDLYATMGQIASEKQIEDMIKEAPGPINFTVFLTLFGERLTGTDPEATIVGAFAMFDKKDCGKIKEDELIKILQNKRGEPLDEDEVKAMYKGKPPIENGEVDYKAFAHLITTGAQDELAAA; translated from the exons ATG TCGAAGGCAGCCAAGAAGAAGTCAAGCAAGAAGGCTAGATCCGGATCTGAAGTCGCCCAATTCGATCAGAAAACCATCAATGAATTCAAGGAAGCCTTCGGTATCATGGATCAAAACAAGGATGGGATTATTGACAAG GGTGATCTCAAAGACTTGTACGCCACAATGGGGCAGATCGCGTCCGAAAAACAAATCGAGGACATGATCAAGGAAGCCCCTGGACCAATCAACTTCACCGTCTTCTTGACGCTGTTCGGAGAGCGATTGACAG GAACTGATCCTGAAGCCACTATTGTTGGGGCATTCGCAATGTTCGACAAGAAGGACTGTGGAAAGATCAAGGAGGATGAATTGATAAAAATCCTCCAAAACAAGCGAGGAGAGCCCCTTGATGAGGATGAGGTCAAGGCCATGTACAAG ggaaAACCTCCAATTGAGAACGGTGAAGTCGACTACAAGGCATTCGCTCATCTCATCACCACCGGTGCTCAAGACGAACTTGCAGCCgcataa
- a CDS encoding hypothetical protein (NECATOR_CHRX.G25836.T1) has translation MLPKRDTENLFTVQTHAHDCSLAQRTKFGAAADSSKAAKKKSSKKARSGSEVAQFDQKTINEFKEAFGIMDQNKDGIIDKGDLKDLYATMGQIASEKQIEDMIKEAPGPINFTVFLTLFGERLTGTDPEATIVGAFAMFDKKDCGKIKEDELIKILQNKRGEPLDEDEVKAMYKGKPPIENGEVDYKAFAHLITTGAQDELAAA, from the exons ATGCTTCCCAAGAGAGACACAGAGAACCTTTTCACAGTACAAACGCATGCTCATGATTGTTCACTTGCCCAAAGGACGAAGTTCGGAGCTGCCGCGGATTCC TCGAAGGCAGCCAAGAAGAAGTCAAGCAAGAAGGCTAGATCCGGATCTGAAGTCGCCCAATTCGATCAGAAAACCATCAATGAATTCAAGGAAGCCTTCGGTATCATGGATCAAAACAAGGATGGGATTATTGACAAG GGTGATCTCAAAGACTTGTACGCCACAATGGGGCAGATCGCGTCCGAAAAACAAATCGAGGACATGATCAAGGAAGCCCCTGGACCAATCAACTTCACCGTCTTCTTGACGCTGTTCGGAGAGCGATTGACAG GAACTGATCCTGAAGCCACTATTGTTGGGGCATTCGCAATGTTCGACAAGAAGGACTGTGGAAAGATCAAGGAGGATGAATTGATAAAAATCCTCCAAAACAAGCGAGGAGAGCCCCTTGATGAGGATGAGGTCAAGGCCATGTACAAG ggaaAACCTCCAATTGAGAACGGTGAAGTCGACTACAAGGCATTCGCTCATCTCATCACCACCGGTGCTCAAGACGAACTTGCAGCCgcataa
- a CDS encoding hypothetical protein (NECATOR_CHRX.G25837.T1), with product MVSLISISFDSKAAKKKSSKKARSGSEVAQFDQKTINEFKEAFGIMDQNKDGIIDKGDLKDLYATMGQIASDKQIEDMIKEAPGPINFTVFLTLFGERLTGTDPEATIIGAFAMFDKKETGKLKEEDLLKILQNKRGEPLDEDEIKAMYKGKPPIENGEVDYKAFAHLITTGAQDELAAA from the exons ATGGTGAGTCTCATTAGCATATCGTTCGAT TCGAAGGCCGCCAAGAAGAAGTCAAGCAAGAAGGCCAGATCCGGATCGGAGGTCGCTCAATTCGACCAGAAGACCATCAATGAATTCAAAGAAGCCTTCGGTATTATGGATCAAAACAAGGACGGGATCATTGATAAG GGAGATCTCAAGGATCTATACGCTACAATGGGTCAAATCGCCTCTGATAAACAAATCGAGGACATGATCAAGGAAGCTCCTGGACCAATTAACTTCACCGTCTTCTTGACGCTGTTCGGAGAACGATTGACAG GAACTGACCCTGAGGCTACGATTATTGGTGCGTTTGCAATGTTCGACAAGAAGGAGACCGGAAAGCTAAAGGAGGAGGATTTGTTAAAGATACTTCAAAATAAGAGAGGAGAACCTCTCGATGAGGATGAAATCAAGGCCATGTACAAG GGAAAACCTCCAATCGAAAACGGTGAAGTTGACTACAAGGCCTTCGCTCATCTCATCACAACCGGTGCTCAAGACGAACTCGCCGCTGCATGA
- a CDS encoding hypothetical protein (NECATOR_CHRX.G25837.T2), which yields MSKAAKKKSSKKARSGSEVAQFDQKTINEFKEAFGIMDQNKDGIIDKGDLKDLYATMGQIASDKQIEDMIKEAPGPINFTVFLTLFGERLTGTDPEATIIGAFAMFDKKETGKLKEEDLLKILQNKRGEPLDEDEIKAMYKGKPPIENGEVDYKAFAHLITTGAQDELAAA from the exons ATG TCGAAGGCCGCCAAGAAGAAGTCAAGCAAGAAGGCCAGATCCGGATCGGAGGTCGCTCAATTCGACCAGAAGACCATCAATGAATTCAAAGAAGCCTTCGGTATTATGGATCAAAACAAGGACGGGATCATTGATAAG GGAGATCTCAAGGATCTATACGCTACAATGGGTCAAATCGCCTCTGATAAACAAATCGAGGACATGATCAAGGAAGCTCCTGGACCAATTAACTTCACCGTCTTCTTGACGCTGTTCGGAGAACGATTGACAG GAACTGACCCTGAGGCTACGATTATTGGTGCGTTTGCAATGTTCGACAAGAAGGAGACCGGAAAGCTAAAGGAGGAGGATTTGTTAAAGATACTTCAAAATAAGAGAGGAGAACCTCTCGATGAGGATGAAATCAAGGCCATGTACAAG GGAAAACCTCCAATCGAAAACGGTGAAGTTGACTACAAGGCCTTCGCTCATCTCATCACAACCGGTGCTCAAGACGAACTCGCCGCTGCATGA
- a CDS encoding hypothetical protein (NECATOR_CHRX.G25838.T4) has translation MSLSRSQSYGTTVDETDLGPPKWRLARRHFVAALALLGFANIYAMRANLSVAIVEMTTGTNKQINGTNVHIEGEFREWSTVTQGVVLGSFFYGYILTQIPGGFLAHNYGGKNVFLCGIFGTAVFTLLTPPLAKIGYGVLVFARFAEGLFEGVTYPAMHVMWSHWAPVLEKTKLATFAFSGSYFGTVISMPLSAVIGQTLGWPFIFYFFGLVGLLWCLIWARRVSDFPATDPHITTEELTLLQRDAVSHTHYIVPWMEMIKSKPVWAVMVAHFCQNWGFYTMLTNLPRILKELVNYELQKAGFVSGLPYLMMGCTLVWGGQLADYLRKERNIDTLTVRRRFCVAGFAGQALFLALASVTSSPPFLVAYLSISIGLGGICWAGFSVNHLDLAPQFAGHLMGISNTLATLPGMLCPLIVGYIVSSGTVAEWNVIFYSTAVIYAIGGAIFWKFASGELQPWAGEQTTFIGELH, from the exons ATGTCGCTCTCCAGATCTCAGTCCTACGGTACGACCGTCGACGAGACCG ATCTCGGACCACCAAAATGGCGTTTAGCTCGACGTCATTTTGTTGCAGCGTTGGCGTTGCTTGGATTTGCCAATATTTATGCGATGCGGGCGAATTTAAGCGTAGCTATTGTTGAAATGACTACcggaacaaataaacaaatcaatgGAACCAACGTACAT ATTGAAGGCGAATTTCGAGAATGGTCAACAGTAACACAAGGTGTAGTGTTGGGTTCATTTTTCTATGGATATATTCTTACACAG ATACCTGGTGGCTTTCTTGCACATAACTACGGTGGCAAGAATGTGTTTCTTTGTGGAATTTTCG gaactgCCGTTTTTACACTGCTTACTCCGCCATTGGCAAAAATTGGATACGGTGTTCTTGTATTCGCGCGATTTGCAGAGGGattgtttgag GGTGTTACCTATCCGGCTATGCATGTGATGTGGAGTCATTGGGCACCAGTTCTAGAGAAGACAAAATTGGCGACATTTGCTTTTTCCGGATCTTACTTTGGTACCGTCATTTCGATGCCTCTATCAGCTGTCATTGGACAAACACTCGGATGGCCGTTCATCTTCTACTTCTTTg GTCTCGTTGGACTTCTTTGGTGTTTAATTTGGGCCAGACGTGTCAGCGATTTTCCAGCAACTGATCCACATATCACCACTGAAGAACTAACATTACTACAACGTGATGCAGTCAGCCACACTCATTAC ATCGTACCTTGGATGGAAATGATCAAAAGCAAGCCGGTATGGGCAGTAATGGTGGCGCATTTTTGCCAAAATTGGGGCTTCTATACGATGCTCACAAATCTGCCACGTATACTCAAAGAACTTGTCAATTATGAGTTACAGAAG GCCGGTTTTGTTTCTGGATTACCGTATCTGATGATGGGCTGCACGTTAGTGTGGGGAGGGCAATTAGCCGACTACCTTCGAAAAGAACGTAACATCGACACGTTAACAGTAAGGCGTCGGTTCTGCGTAGCAG GATTCGCCGGTCAAGCACTTTTCCTGGCACTGGCTTCCGTTACATCATCGCCACCATTCCTAGTTGCATATCTGTCAATTTCCATAGGATTGGGAGGAATTTGTTGGGCAGGATTTTCTGTGAATCATCTGGATCTTGCTCCACAA TTTGCTGGACATTTGATGGGAATATCGAACACATTGGCAACGTTACCTGGCATGTTATGTCCACTTATTGTTGGATACATTGTTTCATCAGGA ACTGTTGCGGAATGGAACGTGATTTTCTACTCAACAGCTGTAATCTATGCCATAGGGGGAgctattttctggaaattcgcATCCGGCGAACTTCAACCATGGGCAGGCGAACAAACAACTTTCATCGGCGAACTCCACTGA
- a CDS encoding hypothetical protein (NECATOR_CHRX.G25838.T1), with the protein MSLSRSQSYGTTVDETDVNLSMMTSKRLPIEFLFHRKVWRFLSNLVKDLHEITLVFQSTNQDLGPPKWRLARRHFVAALALLGFANIYAMRANLSVAIVEMTTGTNKQINGTNVHIEGEFREWSTVTQGVVLGSFFYGYILTQIPGGFLAHNYGGKNVFLCGIFGTAVFTLLTPPLAKIGYGVLVFARFAEGLFEGVTYPAMHVMWSHWAPVLEKTKLATFAFSGSYFGTVISMPLSAVIGQTLGWPFIFYFFGLVGLLWCLIWARRVSDFPATDPHITTEELTLLQRDAVSHTHYIVPWMEMIKSKPVWAVMVAHFCQNWGFYTMLTNLPRILKELVNYELQKAGFVSGLPYLMMGCTLVWGGQLADYLRKERNIDTLTVRRRFCVAGFAGQALFLALASVTSSPPFLVAYLSISIGLGGICWAGFSVNHLDLAPQFAGHLMGISNTLATLPGMLCPLIVGYIVSSGTVAEWNVIFYSTAVIYAIGGAIFWKFASGELQPWAGEQTTFIGELH; encoded by the exons ATGTCGCTCTCCAGATCTCAGTCCTACGGTACGACCGTCGACGAGACCG ATGTAAACCTGTCAATGATGACTTCTAAGCGGCTTCCTATCGAATTTCTCTTCCATCGAAAAGTTTGGCGCTTTCTATCGAATCTAGTAAAAGATTTGCACGAGATTACGTTAGTTTTCCAGAGTACAAACcaag ATCTCGGACCACCAAAATGGCGTTTAGCTCGACGTCATTTTGTTGCAGCGTTGGCGTTGCTTGGATTTGCCAATATTTATGCGATGCGGGCGAATTTAAGCGTAGCTATTGTTGAAATGACTACcggaacaaataaacaaatcaatgGAACCAACGTACAT ATTGAAGGCGAATTTCGAGAATGGTCAACAGTAACACAAGGTGTAGTGTTGGGTTCATTTTTCTATGGATATATTCTTACACAG ATACCTGGTGGCTTTCTTGCACATAACTACGGTGGCAAGAATGTGTTTCTTTGTGGAATTTTCG gaactgCCGTTTTTACACTGCTTACTCCGCCATTGGCAAAAATTGGATACGGTGTTCTTGTATTCGCGCGATTTGCAGAGGGattgtttgag GGTGTTACCTATCCGGCTATGCATGTGATGTGGAGTCATTGGGCACCAGTTCTAGAGAAGACAAAATTGGCGACATTTGCTTTTTCCGGATCTTACTTTGGTACCGTCATTTCGATGCCTCTATCAGCTGTCATTGGACAAACACTCGGATGGCCGTTCATCTTCTACTTCTTTg GTCTCGTTGGACTTCTTTGGTGTTTAATTTGGGCCAGACGTGTCAGCGATTTTCCAGCAACTGATCCACATATCACCACTGAAGAACTAACATTACTACAACGTGATGCAGTCAGCCACACTCATTAC ATCGTACCTTGGATGGAAATGATCAAAAGCAAGCCGGTATGGGCAGTAATGGTGGCGCATTTTTGCCAAAATTGGGGCTTCTATACGATGCTCACAAATCTGCCACGTATACTCAAAGAACTTGTCAATTATGAGTTACAGAAG GCCGGTTTTGTTTCTGGATTACCGTATCTGATGATGGGCTGCACGTTAGTGTGGGGAGGGCAATTAGCCGACTACCTTCGAAAAGAACGTAACATCGACACGTTAACAGTAAGGCGTCGGTTCTGCGTAGCAG GATTCGCCGGTCAAGCACTTTTCCTGGCACTGGCTTCCGTTACATCATCGCCACCATTCCTAGTTGCATATCTGTCAATTTCCATAGGATTGGGAGGAATTTGTTGGGCAGGATTTTCTGTGAATCATCTGGATCTTGCTCCACAA TTTGCTGGACATTTGATGGGAATATCGAACACATTGGCAACGTTACCTGGCATGTTATGTCCACTTATTGTTGGATACATTGTTTCATCAGGA ACTGTTGCGGAATGGAACGTGATTTTCTACTCAACAGCTGTAATCTATGCCATAGGGGGAgctattttctggaaattcgcATCCGGCGAACTTCAACCATGGGCAGGCGAACAAACAACTTTCATCGGCGAACTCCACTGA
- a CDS encoding hypothetical protein (NECATOR_CHRX.G25838.T3) — MMTSKRLPIEFLFHRKVWRFLSNLVKDLHEITLVFQSTNQDLGPPKWRLARRHFVAALALLGFANIYAMRANLSVAIVEMTTGTNKQINGTNVHIEGEFREWSTVTQGVVLGSFFYGYILTQIPGGFLAHNYGGKNVFLCGIFGTAVFTLLTPPLAKIGYGVLVFARFAEGLFEGVTYPAMHVMWSHWAPVLEKTKLATFAFSGSYFGTVISMPLSAVIGQTLGWPFIFYFFGLVGLLWCLIWARRVSDFPATDPHITTEELTLLQRDAVSHTHYIVPWMEMIKSKPVWAVMVAHFCQNWGFYTMLTNLPRILKELVNYELQKAGFVSGLPYLMMGCTLVWGGQLADYLRKERNIDTLTVRRRFCVAGFAGQALFLALASVTSSPPFLVAYLSISIGLGGICWAGFSVNHLDLAPQFAGHLMGISNTLATLPGMLCPLIVGYIVSSGTVAEWNVIFYSTAVIYAIGGAIFWKFASGELQPWAGEQTTFIGELH, encoded by the exons ATGATGACTTCTAAGCGGCTTCCTATCGAATTTCTCTTCCATCGAAAAGTTTGGCGCTTTCTATCGAATCTAGTAAAAGATTTGCACGAGATTACGTTAGTTTTCCAGAGTACAAACcaag ATCTCGGACCACCAAAATGGCGTTTAGCTCGACGTCATTTTGTTGCAGCGTTGGCGTTGCTTGGATTTGCCAATATTTATGCGATGCGGGCGAATTTAAGCGTAGCTATTGTTGAAATGACTACcggaacaaataaacaaatcaatgGAACCAACGTACAT ATTGAAGGCGAATTTCGAGAATGGTCAACAGTAACACAAGGTGTAGTGTTGGGTTCATTTTTCTATGGATATATTCTTACACAG ATACCTGGTGGCTTTCTTGCACATAACTACGGTGGCAAGAATGTGTTTCTTTGTGGAATTTTCG gaactgCCGTTTTTACACTGCTTACTCCGCCATTGGCAAAAATTGGATACGGTGTTCTTGTATTCGCGCGATTTGCAGAGGGattgtttgag GGTGTTACCTATCCGGCTATGCATGTGATGTGGAGTCATTGGGCACCAGTTCTAGAGAAGACAAAATTGGCGACATTTGCTTTTTCCGGATCTTACTTTGGTACCGTCATTTCGATGCCTCTATCAGCTGTCATTGGACAAACACTCGGATGGCCGTTCATCTTCTACTTCTTTg GTCTCGTTGGACTTCTTTGGTGTTTAATTTGGGCCAGACGTGTCAGCGATTTTCCAGCAACTGATCCACATATCACCACTGAAGAACTAACATTACTACAACGTGATGCAGTCAGCCACACTCATTAC ATCGTACCTTGGATGGAAATGATCAAAAGCAAGCCGGTATGGGCAGTAATGGTGGCGCATTTTTGCCAAAATTGGGGCTTCTATACGATGCTCACAAATCTGCCACGTATACTCAAAGAACTTGTCAATTATGAGTTACAGAAG GCCGGTTTTGTTTCTGGATTACCGTATCTGATGATGGGCTGCACGTTAGTGTGGGGAGGGCAATTAGCCGACTACCTTCGAAAAGAACGTAACATCGACACGTTAACAGTAAGGCGTCGGTTCTGCGTAGCAG GATTCGCCGGTCAAGCACTTTTCCTGGCACTGGCTTCCGTTACATCATCGCCACCATTCCTAGTTGCATATCTGTCAATTTCCATAGGATTGGGAGGAATTTGTTGGGCAGGATTTTCTGTGAATCATCTGGATCTTGCTCCACAA TTTGCTGGACATTTGATGGGAATATCGAACACATTGGCAACGTTACCTGGCATGTTATGTCCACTTATTGTTGGATACATTGTTTCATCAGGA ACTGTTGCGGAATGGAACGTGATTTTCTACTCAACAGCTGTAATCTATGCCATAGGGGGAgctattttctggaaattcgcATCCGGCGAACTTCAACCATGGGCAGGCGAACAAACAACTTTCATCGGCGAACTCCACTGA
- a CDS encoding hypothetical protein (NECATOR_CHRX.G25838.T2) — protein MYRRLKTDENEEEYLGPPKWRLARRHFVAALALLGFANIYAMRANLSVAIVEMTTGTNKQINGTNVHIEGEFREWSTVTQGVVLGSFFYGYILTQIPGGFLAHNYGGKNVFLCGIFGTAVFTLLTPPLAKIGYGVLVFARFAEGLFEGVTYPAMHVMWSHWAPVLEKTKLATFAFSGSYFGTVISMPLSAVIGQTLGWPFIFYFFGLVGLLWCLIWARRVSDFPATDPHITTEELTLLQRDAVSHTHYIVPWMEMIKSKPVWAVMVAHFCQNWGFYTMLTNLPRILKELVNYELQKAGFVSGLPYLMMGCTLVWGGQLADYLRKERNIDTLTVRRRFCVAGFAGQALFLALASVTSSPPFLVAYLSISIGLGGICWAGFSVNHLDLAPQFAGHLMGISNTLATLPGMLCPLIVGYIVSSGTVAEWNVIFYSTAVIYAIGGAIFWKFASGELQPWAGEQTTFIGELH, from the exons ATGTATCGTAGATTGAAAacagatgaaaatgaagaggaaT ATCTCGGACCACCAAAATGGCGTTTAGCTCGACGTCATTTTGTTGCAGCGTTGGCGTTGCTTGGATTTGCCAATATTTATGCGATGCGGGCGAATTTAAGCGTAGCTATTGTTGAAATGACTACcggaacaaataaacaaatcaatgGAACCAACGTACAT ATTGAAGGCGAATTTCGAGAATGGTCAACAGTAACACAAGGTGTAGTGTTGGGTTCATTTTTCTATGGATATATTCTTACACAG ATACCTGGTGGCTTTCTTGCACATAACTACGGTGGCAAGAATGTGTTTCTTTGTGGAATTTTCG gaactgCCGTTTTTACACTGCTTACTCCGCCATTGGCAAAAATTGGATACGGTGTTCTTGTATTCGCGCGATTTGCAGAGGGattgtttgag GGTGTTACCTATCCGGCTATGCATGTGATGTGGAGTCATTGGGCACCAGTTCTAGAGAAGACAAAATTGGCGACATTTGCTTTTTCCGGATCTTACTTTGGTACCGTCATTTCGATGCCTCTATCAGCTGTCATTGGACAAACACTCGGATGGCCGTTCATCTTCTACTTCTTTg GTCTCGTTGGACTTCTTTGGTGTTTAATTTGGGCCAGACGTGTCAGCGATTTTCCAGCAACTGATCCACATATCACCACTGAAGAACTAACATTACTACAACGTGATGCAGTCAGCCACACTCATTAC ATCGTACCTTGGATGGAAATGATCAAAAGCAAGCCGGTATGGGCAGTAATGGTGGCGCATTTTTGCCAAAATTGGGGCTTCTATACGATGCTCACAAATCTGCCACGTATACTCAAAGAACTTGTCAATTATGAGTTACAGAAG GCCGGTTTTGTTTCTGGATTACCGTATCTGATGATGGGCTGCACGTTAGTGTGGGGAGGGCAATTAGCCGACTACCTTCGAAAAGAACGTAACATCGACACGTTAACAGTAAGGCGTCGGTTCTGCGTAGCAG GATTCGCCGGTCAAGCACTTTTCCTGGCACTGGCTTCCGTTACATCATCGCCACCATTCCTAGTTGCATATCTGTCAATTTCCATAGGATTGGGAGGAATTTGTTGGGCAGGATTTTCTGTGAATCATCTGGATCTTGCTCCACAA TTTGCTGGACATTTGATGGGAATATCGAACACATTGGCAACGTTACCTGGCATGTTATGTCCACTTATTGTTGGATACATTGTTTCATCAGGA ACTGTTGCGGAATGGAACGTGATTTTCTACTCAACAGCTGTAATCTATGCCATAGGGGGAgctattttctggaaattcgcATCCGGCGAACTTCAACCATGGGCAGGCGAACAAACAACTTTCATCGGCGAACTCCACTGA